The proteins below are encoded in one region of Sphingobacterium sp. R2:
- the thiL gene encoding thiamine-phosphate kinase, translating into MFDFDNTERTNLEEMGEFGLIDYISKAVELTEKSTIKGIGDDAAVLDFEGKKTLISTDLLLEGIHFDLRYVPLKHLGYKAVQVNLSDIYAMNGIASQITFSIGLSSKFPLEAVEEIYQGALIACKKYNVDLIGGDTSASAQGLVISVTSIGYADADQIVYRSGAQEGDLLCVSGDLGAAYMGLQLLEREKDIYLENPNVQPDLEGKDYIVERQLKPEARKDIVALFADLGIKPTAMMDVSDGLASEILHICRQSDKGCRLYEEKIPLDQMTYDTGREFGIDPTVAALNGGEDYELLFTIAQADHDKIKNLPDISIIGYMTPRSEGCEMISKSGNLYPITAQGWNAFKKKE; encoded by the coding sequence ATGTTTGATTTTGACAATACCGAACGAACCAATTTGGAAGAAATGGGTGAGTTTGGACTGATTGATTATATAAGCAAAGCTGTGGAATTGACAGAGAAGTCTACCATTAAAGGTATAGGTGATGACGCTGCTGTTTTGGATTTTGAAGGTAAGAAAACTTTGATATCCACTGACTTGCTTTTGGAGGGAATTCATTTTGATCTTCGTTATGTCCCTTTAAAGCATCTAGGTTACAAAGCTGTTCAGGTCAATTTGAGCGATATCTACGCAATGAATGGAATAGCCTCTCAGATTACATTTTCAATAGGTTTGTCCTCAAAATTTCCATTGGAAGCTGTAGAGGAGATTTATCAGGGAGCTTTAATTGCCTGTAAGAAATATAACGTCGATTTAATTGGAGGAGATACATCTGCTTCAGCACAAGGATTAGTAATTTCTGTCACGAGTATAGGTTACGCTGATGCAGATCAAATCGTTTATCGTAGCGGCGCTCAGGAAGGAGATTTATTATGTGTATCTGGCGACCTTGGGGCAGCATACATGGGCTTACAGCTGCTTGAACGCGAGAAGGATATTTATCTAGAAAATCCAAATGTACAACCTGATCTGGAAGGGAAAGATTACATCGTTGAGCGGCAATTAAAACCCGAAGCCCGTAAAGATATTGTAGCTTTATTTGCTGATCTGGGAATTAAGCCTACAGCTATGATGGATGTTTCCGATGGGCTTGCCTCCGAGATTCTTCATATCTGCCGACAATCGGACAAAGGCTGTCGTCTATACGAGGAAAAAATTCCACTGGATCAGATGACTTACGATACTGGGCGGGAATTTGGAATTGATCCGACTGTAGCCGCGTTGAATGGCGGGGAAGACTACGAATTATTGTTTACAATTGCTCAAGCGGATCATGATAAAATTAAGAATCTGCCAGACATCAGTATTATTGGTTATATGACACCCAGATCTGAAGGTTGTGAGATGATTTCTAAATCTGGAAATCTTTATCCGATTACAGCACAAGGATGGAATGCTTTTAAGAAGAAAGAATAA
- the nadA gene encoding quinolinate synthase NadA: protein MEIVNYELQAKGYIDAPIDPSLDLVEEIQRLKKEKNAVILAHYYQDSEIQDIADYIGDSLGLSQEAAKTDADLIVFAGVHFMAETAKILSPTKKVILPDAKAGCSLSDSCPPHLFAKFKEQYPDHLVITYVNCTAELKALSDIVCTSSNAVQIVESLPKDQKIIFGPDRNLGAYVKKKTGRDLVLWNGACMVHEIFSQDKIDRLKSEHPEAKFIAHPECEDHILAIADYVGSTAGMLKFTQADTAQAYIVATESGILYQMQKASPHKTFIPAPPNNACACNDCPHMKLNTLEKLYNCLKFESPEIILPEDVILRAQRPIERMLEISASLGL, encoded by the coding sequence ATGGAAATTGTAAATTATGAGCTTCAGGCCAAAGGTTATATTGATGCTCCGATCGATCCTTCATTGGATCTGGTTGAAGAAATCCAACGATTGAAAAAAGAAAAGAATGCTGTAATATTGGCTCATTATTATCAAGATTCTGAAATTCAGGATATAGCCGATTATATTGGAGATAGCCTAGGACTATCACAAGAGGCAGCAAAGACAGATGCGGATTTAATTGTTTTTGCTGGCGTGCATTTCATGGCTGAAACCGCTAAAATACTTTCACCTACAAAAAAGGTTATTTTGCCTGATGCCAAAGCTGGTTGTTCACTGTCGGATTCCTGTCCACCACATCTTTTTGCGAAGTTTAAAGAACAATATCCAGATCATCTGGTCATCACCTATGTGAACTGTACCGCTGAATTGAAAGCGCTTTCAGATATTGTATGTACATCAAGTAATGCTGTTCAAATTGTAGAGAGCTTGCCTAAAGACCAAAAAATCATTTTTGGTCCCGACCGTAATCTGGGCGCATACGTTAAAAAGAAAACAGGACGAGATCTTGTGCTTTGGAACGGTGCATGTATGGTACATGAAATTTTTTCTCAAGATAAAATTGATCGTTTGAAAAGCGAACACCCAGAGGCTAAATTTATTGCGCATCCGGAGTGTGAAGATCATATATTGGCGATAGCTGATTATGTGGGCTCGACAGCTGGCATGCTTAAATTTACCCAAGCAGATACTGCCCAAGCTTATATTGTTGCTACAGAATCTGGTATTCTATATCAAATGCAAAAAGCAAGTCCACATAAGACGTTTATTCCTGCACCTCCTAATAATGCATGTGCATGTAATGATTGCCCCCACATGAAGCTGAATACGCTTGAAAAGCTATACAATTGCCTTAAGTTTGAATCGCCTGAAATTATTCTTCCTGAAGATGTTATTCTACGTGCCCAGCGTCCGATTGAACGCATGCTGGAAATATCGGCGAGCTTGGGACTATAA
- the dxs gene encoding 1-deoxy-D-xylulose-5-phosphate synthase, with translation MQFETGELLSKINDPSDLKKLKEDQLEQLSQELRQFIIDQVSVNGGHFAASLGVVELTVALHYVMDTPYDQLIWDVGHQAYGHKILTGRRDIFHTNRIENGISGFPNRFESKYDAFGVGHSSTSISAALGMAVASQIKGEKDRQHIAVIGDGALTGGMAFEALNHAGISKSNLLVILNDNCMSIDPNVGALKEYLTSITTSKRYNRFRDDIAAVLTKISEVGPNALGIAKKLEKSIKGTLLKNANLFESLNFRYFGPVDGHDVKKLAKTLEDLKHIPGPKLLHAVTVKGKGFALAEKDQTKWHAPGLFDKITGEIKKSLSDKPVAPKYQDVFGHTLVELAEQNDKIVGITPAMPSGSSMNIMMKAMPDRAFDVGIAEQHAVTFSAGLATQGLLPFCNIYSSFMQRAYDQVIHDVALQNLNVVFCLDRAGVVGADGATHHGAYDIAFMRCVPNMTVSAPMNEEELRNLMYTAQLPNKGPFVIRYPRGNGVMPDWRRPFMEIEIGKGRLITEGEELAILSFGAIGNEAVKAVQHLNELGIHPAHYDLRFAKPLDESLLHQVFKKFNKIITVEDGSLQGGIGSAILEFMADHGYHSQVVRLGIPDKIIEHAEQNAQWKNAHYDATAIIAEAKKLCDGKLTSSMVG, from the coding sequence ATGCAGTTTGAGACTGGAGAACTATTAAGTAAAATAAACGATCCCTCTGATCTTAAAAAGCTAAAGGAAGACCAATTAGAACAATTAAGTCAGGAATTACGTCAATTTATTATTGATCAAGTTTCGGTTAATGGTGGTCACTTTGCAGCAAGTTTAGGAGTTGTCGAATTAACGGTAGCATTACATTACGTAATGGATACCCCCTATGATCAATTAATTTGGGATGTCGGTCATCAGGCTTATGGGCATAAAATTCTAACGGGGCGTCGCGATATATTTCATACCAATCGAATCGAGAACGGAATCTCGGGTTTTCCCAACCGTTTTGAATCCAAGTATGATGCATTTGGAGTTGGTCACTCATCGACTTCTATTTCTGCTGCTTTGGGTATGGCAGTTGCATCTCAGATAAAGGGTGAAAAAGACCGCCAGCATATCGCTGTGATCGGTGATGGCGCCTTAACGGGAGGAATGGCATTTGAAGCATTGAATCATGCAGGAATTTCTAAATCCAATCTTTTAGTAATTCTGAATGACAATTGCATGTCGATAGATCCCAATGTTGGTGCGTTAAAGGAGTATTTGACAAGTATTACCACGTCAAAACGGTACAATAGATTTAGAGACGATATAGCAGCAGTATTAACTAAGATTTCTGAAGTTGGCCCCAATGCTCTAGGGATTGCCAAGAAATTAGAAAAAAGTATAAAAGGAACTTTACTGAAGAATGCTAATCTCTTTGAATCGCTGAATTTTAGATATTTTGGCCCAGTTGATGGTCACGATGTTAAGAAATTAGCAAAAACGCTTGAAGACCTTAAGCATATACCAGGCCCCAAATTATTACATGCAGTAACTGTTAAAGGAAAGGGCTTTGCTCTGGCTGAAAAAGATCAGACCAAGTGGCATGCTCCTGGTTTATTTGATAAAATTACGGGGGAGATAAAAAAATCGCTCAGTGATAAACCTGTAGCTCCCAAGTATCAGGATGTCTTTGGACATACCCTGGTAGAGCTTGCAGAACAAAATGATAAGATCGTCGGGATAACACCTGCAATGCCATCAGGATCTTCTATGAATATTATGATGAAAGCCATGCCTGATCGTGCTTTTGATGTGGGCATTGCGGAACAGCATGCTGTCACATTCAGTGCCGGCCTTGCAACGCAGGGGCTATTACCATTCTGTAATATCTATTCGTCGTTTATGCAACGCGCATATGATCAGGTGATCCATGATGTTGCGTTGCAGAATCTGAATGTCGTTTTCTGTTTGGACCGTGCGGGCGTCGTAGGAGCGGATGGTGCTACTCACCATGGGGCTTATGACATCGCATTTATGCGCTGTGTTCCCAATATGACTGTTTCTGCGCCGATGAACGAGGAAGAATTACGTAATTTGATGTACACAGCTCAATTGCCGAACAAAGGACCCTTTGTCATTAGATATCCTAGAGGAAATGGCGTTATGCCAGATTGGCGCCGCCCATTTATGGAAATCGAAATTGGAAAAGGACGTCTTATAACGGAGGGAGAAGAACTTGCTATATTAAGTTTTGGAGCTATAGGAAACGAAGCTGTCAAAGCTGTACAGCATTTGAATGAATTAGGTATACACCCAGCACATTACGATCTCCGGTTTGCCAAGCCATTGGATGAGTCCCTACTTCACCAAGTCTTTAAGAAGTTTAACAAGATTATTACAGTGGAAGACGGAAGTTTACAGGGGGGAATAGGCTCAGCTATATTAGAATTTATGGCTGATCATGGATATCACAGCCAAGTGGTTCGTTTAGGTATTCCAGATAAGATCATTGAACATGCTGAACAAAATGCTCAGTGGAAGAACGCACACTATGATGCAACTGCAATTATAGCAGAAGCTAAAAAACTTTGCGACGGAAAATTGACCAGTTCAATGGTCGGATAA
- a CDS encoding gliding motility lipoprotein GldH — MKLKRTPLLLGLLCIGIGYSCDQPFVINENKPIGNKAWLNTSLPSFQFHIADKNKRYDVLMDVRHTPEYAYSNLFVLIYQLGPDKKQYTFRKEIKMASADGKWIGKSSGSLYNNQSVIHTDYLFPDTGTYTIAIEQHMKQNPLKEITDVGLTVVPK; from the coding sequence ATGAAACTCAAACGCACTCCTCTCCTCCTTGGTTTGTTATGTATTGGCATAGGGTATTCTTGTGACCAACCGTTTGTTATAAATGAAAATAAACCTATTGGTAATAAAGCTTGGCTAAATACATCATTGCCCAGTTTTCAATTTCATATCGCCGACAAAAATAAACGATATGATGTATTGATGGATGTCCGTCATACGCCAGAGTATGCCTATTCCAATCTTTTTGTACTTATTTATCAACTGGGTCCAGATAAAAAGCAATACACTTTTCGTAAAGAAATAAAAATGGCCAGCGCTGATGGAAAATGGATAGGAAAATCTTCCGGCAGCTTGTACAATAATCAATCCGTCATCCATACAGATTACCTATTTCCGGATACAGGAACTTATACTATTGCTATCGAACAGCACATGAAACAGAATCCGTTGAAAGAAATTACAGATGTAGGGCTAACCGTTGTTCCAAAATGA
- a CDS encoding stage 0 sporulation family protein — MGCGSCSSGGGCGTTTVNGTPAGCQNNGSCMTSGCNKLDVYDWLSDMDMPSNYKPFNIVEVRFKGSRKDFFINVDNIYLEMGEMVVVEPSTGGYDVGHVSLTGELVRLQLKKNNVTPEMVTKKIYRKPNEVDVEKYNAAKDLEWETMHKARKLALDLGLSMKISDVDYQGDKTKATFYYTAEGRVDFRELIKKMAEAFRIRIEMRQIGMRQEASRLGGIGSCGRELCCSTWLTDFKTVSTSAARYQNLSLNTLKLAGQCGKLKCCLNYELDSYMDALKDIPNNIDRIETLKGVAYLQKTDIFKKLMWFSFPGAENWIALPVQQVREFVEMNKQGIKPEAISSVMDTDEIKEEKNIKHDYENVVGQDSLTRLDDRNKRKKKRKSKSNTGKPENKTGQKAEKPEQSTSKQSGKPQVASDVVSPIANKDSKEGANNRPKKRFNRHRNKNKGSNNNNTPKAE, encoded by the coding sequence ATGGGATGTGGCAGTTGCTCATCCGGCGGAGGTTGCGGTACTACCACGGTAAATGGTACACCGGCAGGATGTCAGAACAATGGCTCTTGCATGACTAGCGGATGTAATAAATTAGATGTATATGACTGGCTTTCCGATATGGATATGCCTTCAAACTATAAACCATTTAATATCGTCGAAGTACGATTTAAGGGATCGCGAAAAGATTTCTTTATTAATGTAGACAATATCTACCTTGAAATGGGTGAGATGGTTGTTGTTGAGCCCTCTACAGGGGGCTATGATGTCGGCCATGTCTCCTTAACGGGTGAATTGGTTAGACTACAGCTCAAAAAGAATAATGTTACCCCTGAGATGGTGACAAAAAAAATCTATCGGAAGCCTAATGAGGTTGATGTTGAGAAGTATAACGCGGCAAAAGATCTCGAATGGGAAACCATGCACAAGGCGCGCAAACTCGCGCTGGATTTGGGTTTATCGATGAAAATATCCGATGTCGATTATCAGGGGGATAAAACGAAGGCTACCTTCTATTATACTGCTGAGGGTCGTGTAGATTTCCGCGAGCTCATTAAAAAAATGGCTGAAGCGTTTAGGATACGCATTGAAATGCGCCAGATCGGTATGCGACAAGAAGCCAGTCGCCTTGGTGGTATTGGTTCATGCGGACGTGAACTCTGCTGTTCAACCTGGCTAACAGATTTCAAAACGGTATCCACATCGGCTGCACGTTATCAAAACTTATCCCTGAATACATTGAAGCTAGCAGGACAATGCGGAAAATTAAAATGTTGCCTCAATTATGAATTGGATAGCTATATGGATGCACTTAAGGATATTCCTAATAACATAGACCGCATCGAAACGCTAAAAGGAGTCGCATATCTTCAAAAAACTGATATCTTCAAAAAACTGATGTGGTTCTCTTTTCCTGGAGCAGAAAATTGGATTGCATTACCCGTTCAACAAGTCAGAGAATTTGTAGAAATGAATAAGCAGGGCATTAAACCGGAAGCAATTTCAAGTGTAATGGATACTGATGAAATCAAAGAAGAAAAAAATATCAAGCACGATTACGAGAATGTAGTCGGACAGGATAGCTTAACCCGACTTGATGATCGAAATAAAAGAAAGAAAAAGAGAAAATCCAAAAGCAATACCGGTAAACCTGAAAATAAGACTGGACAAAAAGCTGAAAAACCCGAACAGAGTACATCAAAACAAAGTGGTAAACCTCAGGTAGCAAGCGATGTTGTTAGCCCAATCGCGAATAAAGACAGCAAAGAAGGGGCTAATAATAGGCCCAAAAAGCGTTTCAATCGTCATCGGAATAAAAACAAAGGCAGTAATAACAATAATACACCGAAAGCAGAATAA
- the lpxK gene encoding tetraacyldisaccharide 4'-kinase translates to MITLLRYLLFPFTMIYTVVVWIRNRLYDHKLLVSRSFNIPTVVIGNLAVGGTGKSPMTEFVVSILKSHYKTAILSRGYGRRTKGFYLVQTDSVAMDVGDEPLQFKNKFPDITVAVCEDRCTGIKKLESAHQLVILDDAYQHRKLSPLFNILLFDFLSFSHPMLVFPTGNFRDLLVEAKRAQIIAITKCPIELPTEDKRQIEKKIRYYNKEALIVFSYIDYLEPIDSKGSVVDIKGKDIILVTGIAKPEPLVDYLQKQANVIQHISFGDHHSFNESDINKIVKSYHSSTSSNKIILTTEKDFQRLKPFRKYFTAIHLVYLPIGLRFHDTLQQKLFCKRLHDAVAQSVNQP, encoded by the coding sequence ATGATAACCTTATTACGATATCTATTATTTCCTTTTACGATGATCTATACCGTGGTAGTCTGGATAAGAAATAGATTATATGATCATAAGCTGCTTGTGTCGCGCTCTTTCAATATTCCAACTGTTGTTATAGGAAATCTTGCCGTAGGGGGAACAGGGAAAAGCCCAATGACTGAATTTGTGGTTTCTATTCTTAAGAGTCACTATAAAACAGCTATTCTCAGCCGAGGATATGGACGTCGTACAAAAGGTTTTTATCTCGTACAGACGGATTCAGTGGCCATGGATGTCGGCGATGAGCCCTTACAATTCAAAAATAAATTTCCAGATATTACAGTTGCGGTTTGTGAGGATCGTTGCACCGGAATTAAAAAACTTGAGTCCGCTCATCAACTCGTTATATTGGACGATGCGTATCAACATCGAAAATTATCACCGCTCTTCAATATATTATTATTTGATTTTCTATCGTTTTCACATCCTATGCTCGTATTTCCCACAGGAAATTTTAGAGATTTGCTTGTTGAGGCAAAACGAGCGCAGATCATAGCCATTACGAAATGTCCAATTGAACTGCCGACCGAAGACAAAAGACAAATAGAGAAGAAAATCAGGTATTATAACAAAGAAGCATTAATCGTATTTAGCTATATTGACTATCTTGAACCTATCGATAGTAAGGGAAGTGTAGTCGATATTAAAGGCAAAGACATTATTTTGGTTACTGGTATTGCCAAACCAGAACCTTTAGTAGATTATCTCCAAAAACAAGCAAATGTTATCCAACACATTTCCTTTGGAGATCACCATTCCTTTAACGAATCTGATATTAATAAAATTGTAAAATCATACCACAGTTCGACGAGTAGCAACAAAATCATATTGACAACTGAAAAAGACTTTCAACGTTTAAAACCTTTTAGAAAATACTTTACTGCTATTCATCTGGTTTACTTACCGATCGGACTTCGGTTTCACGACACGCTCCAACAGAAGTTGTTTTGTAAGAGACTGCATGATGCAGTGGCTCAAAGTGTTAATCAACCTTAA
- the dnaN gene encoding DNA polymerase III subunit beta has product MRFIVSTSILLKQLQAINGASSTSTVLPILENFLFEIKDNNLTISATDLQTSMVTSLQIEAKEEGRVAMPSKILIETLKTLPDQPVAFSVDMNTLAIEISAGDGKYKLSGENADDFPKIPSIDNGSVIQMPAPILSEAISKTIFAVSNDELRPAMSGVLVQLAEKNVTFVSTDAHKLVRYSRTDIGAEKPASLILPKKALSLLKSSLPSDDVTVSIEYNQTNAFFSFGNINLICRLIDERYPDYAAVIPQVNPNKLTVDRLLFLNTLRRVVIFANKTTHQVRLKISGSELHISAEDLDFSNEAHERLSCQFEGDDMEIGFNAKFLVEMLNNLESEEVVLEMSTPNRAGLLIPAVSEDHEDILMLVMPVMLNNA; this is encoded by the coding sequence ATGAGATTCATTGTATCAACATCAATTTTATTAAAGCAGTTACAAGCTATCAATGGCGCGTCCAGTACAAGTACTGTTTTGCCTATCTTGGAAAACTTTCTTTTTGAAATAAAAGACAATAACTTGACTATTTCTGCTACAGATCTGCAAACAAGTATGGTTACTTCTTTACAGATCGAAGCAAAAGAAGAAGGAAGAGTAGCCATGCCTTCGAAGATATTGATTGAGACATTAAAAACCTTGCCCGATCAACCTGTTGCATTTTCAGTAGACATGAATACTTTGGCTATTGAGATCAGTGCGGGTGATGGAAAATATAAATTGAGTGGAGAAAATGCGGACGATTTTCCTAAAATTCCTTCCATCGATAATGGTTCGGTTATTCAGATGCCAGCACCGATCTTGTCAGAAGCTATCAGTAAAACGATCTTTGCCGTCAGTAACGACGAATTGAGACCAGCTATGTCTGGTGTATTGGTGCAATTGGCAGAAAAAAATGTCACGTTTGTTTCTACTGATGCGCATAAATTGGTGCGTTACTCGAGAACGGATATTGGTGCTGAGAAGCCTGCGTCCCTTATTTTACCGAAAAAGGCGCTTTCATTGCTTAAATCGTCACTACCATCCGATGATGTTACCGTATCCATAGAATATAATCAAACCAATGCGTTCTTTAGCTTTGGCAATATTAATTTGATCTGTCGTTTAATCGATGAACGTTATCCAGATTATGCAGCTGTGATTCCTCAAGTTAATCCTAACAAATTGACCGTAGACCGATTATTGTTTTTAAATACCTTGAGACGCGTGGTGATTTTTGCTAATAAAACCACACATCAGGTGCGCTTGAAGATCTCGGGAAGTGAATTGCATATATCAGCAGAAGATTTAGATTTTTCTAACGAAGCGCATGAACGTTTATCCTGTCAATTTGAAGGTGACGATATGGAAATTGGTTTTAATGCCAAGTTCCTCGTTGAGATGTTAAATAACCTGGAGAGTGAAGAAGTTGTTCTGGAAATGAGTACGCCAAATCGTGCTGGTTTATTGATTCCAGCAGTATCGGAAGATCATGAAGATATTTTGATGTTGGTGATGCCGGTTATGTTAAACAACGCTTAA
- a CDS encoding ScpA family protein, giving the protein MQVEEGYEIKLPQFEGPFDLLLFFIERDELNIHDIPISKITDDFLSYVSQMHALNMEMASEFIFVASTLMRIKAKMLLPRPDLDEQENEIDLREDLVQKLILYKQFKETCEDLRILEEDRLKCYSRGNIRFDIQHRLKLDSSGGNLDNFDLYGLMMIYEQMMYQFRNRPPEVTHTVVKYPYTIEQQKKAIAKLIEINKKLDFQEILKNSENKIQFVYNFLAILEMLQQQLLQIEVGLGYNNFNVGGRDPNEEEEFILETEEA; this is encoded by the coding sequence ATGCAAGTAGAAGAAGGCTACGAAATCAAGCTTCCTCAATTTGAGGGACCTTTTGATTTACTATTATTTTTTATCGAACGGGATGAATTGAATATCCATGATATACCAATTTCAAAGATTACAGATGATTTTTTGTCTTATGTGAGCCAAATGCATGCGCTCAATATGGAAATGGCAAGTGAATTTATCTTCGTTGCCTCCACGCTGATGCGTATTAAAGCCAAAATGCTACTCCCTCGTCCAGATTTGGATGAGCAAGAGAATGAAATTGATCTTAGGGAAGATCTTGTTCAAAAACTTATTCTCTATAAACAATTTAAAGAAACCTGTGAAGATCTTAGAATATTGGAGGAGGATCGTCTAAAATGCTATAGCCGAGGCAATATACGTTTCGATATCCAGCACAGACTTAAGCTAGATTCTAGCGGCGGAAATTTGGATAACTTCGATCTTTATGGCCTAATGATGATCTACGAGCAAATGATGTATCAATTCCGTAATCGTCCGCCAGAAGTAACCCATACGGTTGTCAAATATCCGTACACCATTGAACAACAAAAGAAAGCAATAGCCAAACTCATTGAGATTAACAAGAAATTGGATTTTCAGGAAATTCTTAAAAACTCAGAAAATAAAATTCAGTTTGTCTATAATTTTTTGGCCATTCTTGAAATGCTTCAGCAGCAGTTGTTACAGATTGAAGTAGGCCTGGGCTACAACAATTTCAATGTTGGTGGAAGAGATCCTAATGAAGAGGAAGAATTTATCTTAGAAACTGAAGAAGCATAA
- the dnaA gene encoding chromosomal replication initiator protein DnaA, with protein MEKTYSSVWNNCLSIIKDNIPAQSFKTWFEPVKAVRLEGDVLTIQVPSLFFYEWLEEHYVGILRKTVKKFLGEQGRLEYNIVVEKSSASHPYTTNLPSNGNGAEGKRQSIPVPVSLNRDIKNPFVIPGLKKLQVDPQLNQNYTFENFIEGECNRLARSAGYAVANKPGGTSFNPLMIYGDVGLGKTHLAQAIGNEIKRNLPDKLVIYVSCEKFCQQFVDSLKNNTINDFVNFYQAMDVIIMDDVHNFAGKEKTQDIFFHIFNHLHQSGKQIILTSDKAPKDLAGLEERLLSRFKWGLSADIQIPDLETRMAILKKKMYSDGIDLPENVVEYVATQIDNSVRELEGAMVSLLAQSTLNKKEIDLGLAKSMLKNFVKNTHKEISMDFIQKLVCEYFEVPVDMVKSKVRKREIVQARQISMYLAKAHTKSSLKSIGAFFGGRDHSTVIYACQTVEDLIETDKKFKTYVSDIMKKLKS; from the coding sequence ATGGAAAAAACGTATTCAAGTGTCTGGAATAATTGTCTTTCGATTATCAAAGATAATATACCAGCACAAAGTTTCAAGACCTGGTTTGAACCTGTGAAAGCAGTCCGTTTGGAGGGTGACGTTTTGACTATTCAAGTGCCTAGCTTATTTTTTTATGAGTGGCTAGAAGAACACTATGTAGGAATTCTTCGCAAGACCGTAAAGAAATTTTTAGGAGAACAAGGTAGATTGGAATACAATATTGTAGTAGAGAAGTCTTCAGCTTCTCATCCTTATACGACTAATCTTCCATCGAATGGCAATGGAGCAGAGGGGAAAAGGCAATCGATCCCTGTACCGGTATCTTTAAATAGAGATATCAAAAATCCATTTGTTATTCCTGGATTGAAAAAATTGCAGGTTGATCCGCAATTGAATCAAAACTATACATTCGAAAATTTTATCGAAGGTGAATGTAACCGTCTTGCACGATCAGCAGGATATGCTGTGGCAAATAAGCCTGGTGGTACTTCATTCAATCCTTTGATGATTTATGGAGATGTTGGTTTAGGAAAGACACACCTTGCTCAAGCAATCGGAAATGAGATCAAAAGAAATCTTCCCGATAAGCTGGTCATTTATGTGTCGTGTGAGAAATTCTGTCAACAGTTTGTGGATTCATTGAAAAATAATACAATCAATGATTTCGTCAACTTTTATCAGGCAATGGATGTCATTATTATGGATGATGTACACAACTTTGCAGGTAAAGAAAAAACACAGGATATCTTTTTCCATATTTTTAATCATTTGCATCAATCTGGTAAGCAGATTATTTTGACTTCAGACAAAGCACCTAAAGATTTGGCTGGTTTGGAAGAACGTCTGCTTAGTCGTTTTAAATGGGGATTATCTGCAGATATTCAGATTCCGGATCTTGAGACAAGGATGGCAATTTTGAAGAAGAAGATGTATTCCGATGGTATTGACTTACCAGAAAATGTCGTTGAATATGTCGCCACACAGATCGATAACAGTGTTCGTGAATTAGAGGGAGCAATGGTTTCACTTTTGGCTCAGTCTACATTGAACAAGAAAGAGATCGATTTGGGGTTAGCAAAATCGATGTTGAAGAATTTTGTAAAGAATACACACAAAGAAATTTCAATGGATTTTATTCAAAAATTAGTTTGTGAGTATTTTGAAGTTCCTGTGGATATGGTAAAGTCGAAAGTTAGAAAGCGGGAAATCGTGCAGGCCAGGCAAATTTCGATGTATTTAGCAAAGGCACATACCAAATCTTCACTCAAATCGATCGGAGCATTCTTCGGAGGAAGAGATCACTCCACTGTTATTTATGCCTGTCAAACCGTAGAGGATTTAATTGAAACTGACAAGAAGTTTAAAACTTACGTGAGTGACATTATGAAAAAGTTAAAATCTTAA